In Duganella zoogloeoides, a single genomic region encodes these proteins:
- a CDS encoding amidohydrolase family protein: MDVVIRNANLADGQTGVDIAIEHGRIAAIGHALAVTAGREIDAGGDLVSAPFVDAHFHMDATLSYGLPRVNASGTLLEGIALWGELKPELTQQALVERALQYCDWAVARGLLAIRSHVDVCDDRLLAVEALLDVKRRVAPYLDLQLVAFPQDGVLRSPTAFANLKRAIAMGVDVVGGIPHFERTMADGAESVRLLCEFAADKGLRVDMHCDESDDPLSRHIETLAYHSHRLGLHGRVTGSHLTSMHSMDNYYVSKLLPLIREGGVAAIANPLINITLQGRHDSYPKRRGMTRVPEMLAAGIDVAFGHDCVMDPWYSLGSGDMLEVAHMGLHVAQMTGQDAMRACFTAVTDTPARILGLDGYGVAVGCHADLVLLDAANPVEALRLRAARRLVMRRGEIVAESPRAQARLHLAGRPDGVDFRLGR; the protein is encoded by the coding sequence ATGGATGTGGTCATACGTAACGCCAACCTTGCCGACGGCCAAACCGGCGTCGATATCGCCATCGAACACGGCCGCATTGCTGCCATCGGCCATGCCCTGGCCGTCACTGCCGGGCGCGAGATCGATGCCGGCGGCGACCTGGTCAGCGCGCCGTTCGTCGATGCCCATTTCCACATGGACGCCACGCTCAGCTATGGCCTGCCGCGCGTCAACGCCTCCGGCACGCTGCTCGAGGGCATTGCGCTGTGGGGCGAACTGAAACCCGAGCTGACCCAGCAGGCCCTGGTCGAGCGCGCCTTGCAGTATTGCGACTGGGCGGTGGCGCGCGGCCTGCTGGCGATCCGCTCGCACGTGGACGTCTGCGACGACCGCCTGCTGGCGGTCGAGGCGCTGCTCGACGTCAAGCGCCGGGTGGCGCCGTACCTGGACCTGCAACTGGTGGCGTTTCCGCAGGACGGCGTGCTGCGCAGTCCTACCGCGTTCGCCAACCTCAAGCGGGCGATTGCCATGGGCGTCGATGTGGTGGGCGGCATTCCGCACTTCGAGCGCACCATGGCCGACGGCGCCGAGTCGGTGCGCCTGCTGTGCGAATTTGCCGCCGACAAAGGTTTGCGGGTGGACATGCACTGCGACGAGTCGGACGACCCGCTGTCGCGCCACATCGAGACGCTGGCGTACCACAGCCACCGGCTCGGTTTGCATGGCCGCGTGACCGGCTCGCACCTGACCTCGATGCACTCGATGGACAATTATTACGTCAGCAAGCTGCTGCCGCTGATCCGCGAGGGCGGGGTGGCGGCGATTGCCAATCCGCTCATCAACATCACCCTGCAAGGCCGTCATGACAGCTACCCCAAGCGGCGCGGCATGACGCGGGTGCCGGAAATGCTGGCGGCCGGCATCGACGTCGCCTTCGGCCACGACTGCGTGATGGACCCGTGGTACAGCCTGGGCTCGGGCGACATGCTGGAAGTGGCGCACATGGGCTTGCACGTGGCGCAGATGACGGGACAGGACGCCATGCGCGCCTGCTTCACGGCGGTGACCGACACCCCGGCCCGCATCCTCGGCCTGGACGGCTACGGCGTGGCGGTGGGTTGCCATGCCGACCTGGTATTGCTCGACGCGGCCAACCCGGTGGAAGCGCTGCGCCTGCGCGCGGCGCGCCGGCTGGTGATGCGGCGCGGCGAAATCGTGGCCGAGTCGCCGCGCGCCCAGGCGCGCCTGCACCTGGCGGGACGGCCAGACGGCGTCGATTTCCGCCTCGGCCGCTAG
- a CDS encoding GNAT family N-acetyltransferase — protein MKEIAIRPATEADFGAMWAIFQELIATGDTYYFAADTSRDDCHAYWFGPGIESFVAELNGDRLLGMYRLTANQRDRGAHVANASFMVGPAAQGVGVGTMLGRDCLARARQHGYLAMQFNYVVSSNVAAVLLWKKLGFAIVGTLPRAYYHQYLGYVDVYVMYQLLEDPSHWPDA, from the coding sequence TTGAAAGAAATCGCGATCCGCCCCGCCACGGAAGCCGACTTCGGCGCCATGTGGGCTATCTTCCAGGAATTGATCGCCACCGGCGACACCTATTATTTTGCCGCCGACACCAGCCGCGACGATTGCCACGCCTACTGGTTCGGTCCCGGCATCGAAAGCTTTGTGGCCGAACTCAACGGCGACCGCCTGCTCGGCATGTACCGCCTTACCGCCAACCAGCGCGACCGTGGCGCCCACGTGGCCAACGCCTCGTTCATGGTGGGGCCGGCGGCGCAGGGCGTGGGAGTGGGCACCATGCTGGGCCGCGACTGCCTGGCGCGGGCGCGCCAGCACGGCTACCTTGCGATGCAATTCAACTACGTGGTCAGTTCCAACGTCGCCGCCGTGCTGCTGTGGAAAAAGCTGGGCTTTGCCATCGTCGGCACGCTGCCGCGCGCCTATTACCACCAGTATCTGGGCTATGTCGATGTGTACGTGATGTACCAGTTACTGGAAGATCCCTCGCACTGGCCCGACGCATGA
- a CDS encoding GNAT family N-acetyltransferase, which produces MMILETARLRLRTITADDAPFYYELVNDPTWLEFIGDKGIRSVEQARAAIIDGPVAMQARHGHSLYVMERKQDCRALGLCGLIRRDFLPDVDIGYAIRPEHFGQGYTFEAAQAVLQLARGPLGITRVLGLTAPGNINSIRLLNKLGLRFQEIKLLPPGDRPTNIYAIDF; this is translated from the coding sequence ATGATGATCCTGGAGACGGCGCGCCTGCGCCTGCGCACCATCACGGCCGATGACGCCCCATTTTATTATGAGCTGGTCAACGATCCCACCTGGCTCGAATTCATCGGCGACAAGGGCATACGCAGCGTCGAGCAGGCCCGCGCCGCGATCATTGACGGTCCGGTGGCGATGCAGGCGCGGCATGGCCACTCGCTGTACGTGATGGAGCGCAAGCAAGACTGCAGGGCGCTCGGTCTGTGCGGGCTGATCCGGCGCGATTTCCTGCCCGATGTCGATATCGGCTACGCCATCCGGCCTGAGCATTTTGGCCAGGGCTATACGTTTGAAGCGGCGCAGGCGGTGCTGCAACTGGCGCGCGGACCGCTCGGCATCACCCGCGTGCTGGGGCTGACCGCGCCGGGCAACATTAACTCGATCCGGCTGTTAAACAAGCTTGGATTGCGGTTTCAGGAAATAAAGTTATTACCGCCGGGAGATCGGCCGACGAATATTTATGCGATTGATTTTTGA
- the wbaP gene encoding undecaprenyl-phosphate galactose phosphotransferase WbaP yields MKPIDAFLLPSKAWHASKIAERSLLLGSDVLALVLTTVIAHALLIATGSSAVSNAEGMLASLVLVPLALVIFWNQGHYNKRKPYAREVREMLHACAGLFLAQVALAFFSGWDMARVLPLVQWTLAPVLLLTMRATLKFSMLRSGSWSRPMVIVGTGANARETARVFEAERLMGYHLIAFLDLPGSAPTSTQYHDRRGRSVPCLHLGAQSDITLKQLGSPHVVLALDQGGMESSQTLIQQLNRDCPNLQIVPSLRGLPLHGMSINHFFAHDIMVLGMRNNLAQRGPQMLKRAFDVICSGILLAMTSPLFLWVALQVKLGGGGGVFFGHMRIGQNGVPFPCYKFRTMAVNADVLLKELLANDAAAREEWERDFKLKNDPRVTKIGRFLRKTSLDELPQLWNVFKGQMSLVGPRPVIQAELERYGDQVIYYLEARPGITGLWQISGRNDVSYETRVNLDAWYVKNWSLFTDLVILIRTVKVLLVKDGAY; encoded by the coding sequence ATGAAGCCGATTGATGCATTCCTTTTGCCAAGCAAAGCATGGCATGCCAGTAAAATCGCCGAACGTAGCCTGCTGCTTGGCAGCGACGTTCTGGCATTGGTCCTGACCACCGTCATTGCCCATGCCTTGCTGATCGCAACCGGCTCGAGCGCTGTCAGCAATGCCGAAGGCATGCTGGCATCGCTGGTCCTGGTCCCGCTGGCGCTGGTGATTTTCTGGAATCAAGGCCACTACAACAAGCGCAAGCCCTATGCCCGCGAAGTGCGCGAAATGCTGCACGCGTGCGCAGGCTTGTTCCTGGCACAGGTAGCCCTGGCGTTTTTCAGCGGCTGGGATATGGCTCGCGTGTTGCCATTGGTGCAATGGACGCTGGCGCCGGTGCTGCTGCTGACCATGCGCGCAACCCTGAAATTCAGCATGCTGCGCAGCGGCAGCTGGAGCCGCCCGATGGTCATCGTCGGCACCGGCGCCAACGCCCGCGAAACCGCGCGCGTATTCGAAGCCGAACGCCTGATGGGATACCACTTGATCGCCTTCCTGGACCTGCCGGGCAGCGCCCCCACCTCCACCCAGTACCACGATCGCCGTGGACGCTCGGTGCCTTGTCTGCATCTGGGGGCGCAAAGCGACATCACTCTGAAGCAGCTCGGCTCGCCGCACGTGGTGCTGGCGCTGGACCAGGGTGGGATGGAATCGTCGCAAACGCTGATCCAGCAACTGAACCGCGACTGCCCGAACCTGCAAATCGTACCATCGTTGCGCGGCCTGCCCCTGCACGGCATGTCGATCAACCATTTTTTTGCGCACGACATTATGGTGCTGGGCATGCGCAACAACCTGGCACAGCGCGGTCCGCAAATGCTCAAGCGCGCGTTCGACGTAATCTGCTCGGGCATCCTGCTGGCCATGACGTCCCCGTTGTTCCTGTGGGTGGCGCTCCAGGTAAAACTGGGTGGTGGTGGTGGTGTGTTCTTCGGCCACATGCGCATTGGCCAGAACGGCGTGCCTTTCCCATGCTATAAATTCCGCACCATGGCGGTAAACGCCGATGTCTTGCTGAAAGAATTGTTGGCAAACGATGCTGCCGCCCGTGAAGAATGGGAACGCGACTTCAAGCTGAAGAACGATCCACGTGTCACCAAGATCGGCCGCTTCCTGCGCAAAACCAGCCTCGACGAACTGCCGCAACTGTGGAACGTCTTCAAAGGTCAGATGAGCTTGGTGGGCCCACGCCCTGTAATCCAGGCTGAGCTGGAGCGCTATGGTGACCAGGTCATCTATTATCTTGAAGCTCGCCCGGGTATTACGGGTCTGTGGCAAATCAGTGGGCGCAATGACGTCAGCTATGAAACCCGGGTCAACCTGGATGCATGGTATGTCAAAAACTGGTCGCTATTTACCGACCTGGTGATACTTATCCGTACCGTCAAGGTACTGCTGGTGAAAGACGGCGCTTACTAA
- a CDS encoding diacylglycerol kinase, translated as MKNQPFYRRLGFAWHGIVSAWRTEMSMRQQSVAAVGVIITLLWLRPAPVWWALLLLNCGLVLAAELFNSALEHALDHLHPAPHPAIGLAKDCAAGAVLLLSVTGVALFACFLCETFLVQY; from the coding sequence ATGAAAAACCAGCCCTTCTACAGGCGCCTCGGGTTTGCGTGGCATGGCATCGTCAGTGCATGGCGCACCGAAATGAGTATGCGCCAACAATCTGTCGCCGCCGTGGGTGTCATCATCACCCTGCTATGGCTGCGACCTGCCCCCGTGTGGTGGGCCCTGCTGTTGCTCAATTGTGGCCTGGTACTAGCTGCTGAGTTGTTCAATAGCGCGCTCGAGCATGCGCTCGACCATTTGCATCCCGCCCCCCATCCCGCCATCGGCCTGGCCAAAGACTGTGCAGCAGGTGCCGTATTGCTGCTCAGTGTCACTGGAGTTGCCTTATTTGCATGTTTTTTATGTGAAACATTTCTTGTGCAATATTGA
- a CDS encoding MGH1-like glycoside hydrolase domain-containing protein: MHTRQLQLRALVAALPMALILPAMAQTPASTTVHYPTWDGQQNTVRYATPDAGAFLRNYTQATTQRVRQGEALDGKQETGYAETAQLPTVRTGNLGFDALFALAGVEMRRDAVSQIQDGSYNGGQPIACDCFKTGELWHYVWTRDLSYAAALSLAMLDPQRVRNSLAFKLAGYRAGVTPGPEVAGTADGLQIVQDTGSGGSWPVSTDRMSWAFGAAEALKALPPAERQTFAVTALKALRNTLENDRLAAFDPVDGLYNGEQSFLDWREQSYAAWIPGDLASMATAKALSTNVAHYQALTLAAKLAREQGESTLAARYTGWAADLKAAINRRFWQADAGMYSSLTAGHFDGAALYKYDWLGQSLAIIHGIADPAQAQSILAHYPHGPLGAPVIFPQQPGVAVYHNRAMWPFVTAHGLRAAAMTGNVAVADAAYDTLLRGAALNLSNMENFEWLSGEPLLADKQAQADMSGPVVNSRQMLWSIGGYLGMVVGEIFGVHTTDTGLALRPFVTAKLRREAFGASDTATLNNLQLRGKRLQVKLLLPPLATAPVGRHGYYAIDRITVNGQQAGAALDWSALADDNLVEIRLGALLPGQQAIRRVDGQPYHVDPALYAPFEPRATLAQDARGAATVRIAYPGAPQGVVYNIYRNGQPVAQGLSASTWTDRSPGKAGNACYAVEAMYTSSGNRSHHSAPACVQAGQTIGAGDARVRSNRRAETRTGRIPHWGAPADTFSVRNIRIARGGDYALQILYRNTAHQINLGISGGVKWLAVTDAAGRQVAGGVVQMPHSPESAGPSYSTPLHANLKPGNYRIELRDFYNMSYLKSNSTYGDAGGAQGASNHVDLHGVRIIPVFRPEPQASEFGDTITRRNGLDSDK, encoded by the coding sequence ATGCACACCAGACAGTTGCAACTGCGGGCGCTCGTCGCCGCGCTCCCCATGGCGCTGATCCTGCCCGCCATGGCGCAAACCCCGGCCAGCACCACGGTGCACTACCCCACCTGGGATGGCCAGCAGAACACCGTGCGCTATGCCACGCCCGACGCCGGCGCTTTCCTGCGCAACTACACGCAAGCGACCACCCAGCGCGTACGCCAGGGCGAGGCCCTTGATGGCAAGCAGGAAACCGGCTACGCGGAAACCGCACAACTCCCCACCGTCCGCACTGGCAATCTCGGGTTCGATGCGCTGTTTGCGCTGGCAGGCGTGGAAATGCGGCGCGATGCGGTCAGCCAGATCCAGGACGGCAGCTACAACGGCGGCCAGCCGATCGCCTGCGACTGTTTCAAGACCGGTGAGCTGTGGCATTACGTGTGGACCCGCGACCTGTCGTACGCCGCCGCGTTGTCGCTCGCCATGCTCGACCCGCAACGGGTGCGCAACTCGCTCGCATTCAAACTGGCCGGCTACCGCGCCGGCGTCACGCCCGGCCCCGAAGTAGCAGGCACGGCCGACGGCCTGCAAATCGTCCAGGATACGGGCAGCGGCGGCAGCTGGCCGGTGAGCACCGACCGCATGAGCTGGGCCTTCGGCGCTGCTGAAGCCTTGAAGGCGCTGCCGCCCGCCGAGCGCCAGACATTTGCCGTCACGGCACTGAAAGCCCTGCGCAACACGCTGGAGAACGACCGCCTTGCCGCCTTCGATCCGGTGGACGGCTTGTACAACGGCGAGCAATCGTTCCTCGACTGGCGCGAGCAAAGCTATGCCGCCTGGATCCCCGGCGACCTGGCCAGCATGGCCACCGCCAAGGCGCTGTCCACCAACGTCGCCCATTACCAGGCGCTGACCCTGGCCGCCAAGCTGGCGCGCGAACAGGGCGAGTCCACCCTGGCGGCGCGCTACACCGGCTGGGCGGCCGACCTCAAGGCAGCCATCAACCGCCGCTTCTGGCAGGCTGACGCCGGCATGTACAGCAGCCTGACCGCCGGCCACTTCGACGGTGCGGCGCTCTACAAGTACGACTGGCTGGGCCAGTCGCTGGCCATCATCCACGGCATCGCCGACCCCGCGCAGGCGCAAAGCATCCTGGCCCATTACCCGCACGGACCGCTCGGTGCGCCCGTGATCTTCCCGCAGCAGCCGGGCGTGGCGGTATATCACAACCGCGCCATGTGGCCGTTCGTCACGGCGCACGGCCTGCGGGCCGCCGCCATGACCGGCAATGTAGCCGTGGCCGATGCCGCCTACGACACCTTGCTGCGCGGCGCCGCCCTCAACCTGTCGAACATGGAAAACTTCGAATGGCTGTCGGGCGAACCGCTGCTGGCCGACAAGCAGGCGCAAGCGGACATGAGCGGACCGGTGGTCAATTCGCGCCAGATGCTGTGGTCGATCGGCGGCTACCTGGGCATGGTGGTGGGCGAGATCTTCGGCGTGCATACCACCGACACCGGCCTCGCCCTGCGGCCGTTCGTGACGGCCAAGCTGCGGCGCGAAGCGTTCGGCGCCAGCGATACCGCCACCCTGAACAACCTGCAACTGCGCGGCAAACGCCTGCAGGTCAAGCTGCTGCTGCCACCGCTCGCCACGGCCCCTGTGGGCCGGCATGGCTACTACGCCATCGACCGCATCACCGTGAACGGCCAGCAGGCCGGTGCGGCACTGGACTGGTCGGCGCTGGCGGACGACAACCTGGTCGAGATCCGCCTGGGCGCACTGCTGCCCGGCCAGCAGGCGATCCGCCGCGTGGACGGCCAGCCATACCACGTCGATCCCGCGCTGTATGCGCCGTTCGAGCCGCGCGCCACGCTGGCACAGGATGCCAGGGGCGCCGCTACGGTACGTATCGCCTATCCCGGCGCCCCCCAGGGCGTGGTGTACAACATTTACCGCAACGGCCAACCGGTCGCGCAAGGCTTGAGCGCCAGCACCTGGACCGACCGCTCACCGGGCAAGGCCGGCAACGCCTGCTATGCGGTGGAAGCGATGTACACAAGCTCGGGCAACCGCAGCCACCATAGCGCACCGGCGTGCGTGCAAGCCGGCCAGACCATCGGCGCCGGCGACGCCCGCGTGCGGTCGAACCGCCGCGCCGAGACCAGGACCGGCCGCATTCCCCACTGGGGCGCCCCCGCCGACACTTTTAGCGTGCGCAACATCCGTATCGCACGCGGCGGCGACTATGCGCTGCAAATTCTGTATCGCAATACCGCACACCAGATCAACCTGGGCATCAGCGGCGGCGTGAAATGGCTGGCGGTGACGGATGCGGCGGGACGCCAGGTAGCAGGTGGCGTGGTGCAAATGCCACACTCGCCGGAAAGCGCGGGGCCGTCATACTCGACTCCACTGCACGCCAACCTGAAGCCGGGCAACTACCGGATCGAGTTGCGCGATTTTTACAATATGAGTTACTTAAAGAGCAATAGTACTTATGGCGATGCCGGCGGCGCCCAAGGGGCGTCCAACCATGTCGATCTGCACGGGGTGCGCATCATCCCCGTTTTTCGTCCAGAGCCTCAGGCAAGCGAGTTCGGTGATACCATCACGCGCCGAAACGGCCTTGACTCCGATAAATGA
- a CDS encoding TonB-dependent receptor, whose protein sequence is MSIFANKRSTAAFQLNPVAAGCALFVAAFAMPAFAQNAPAEDAPAAAQAPIASVVVSGIRRGIEDAISVKKDANSIVEAISAEDIGKLPDVSIAESISRLPGLSAQRVAGRAQVISVRGLSPDFATTLLNGREQVSTGDNRSVEFDQYPSELMAGVTVYKTPDAGLVGQGLSGTIDMQTVRPLAFSGRTVALNARGEKNSLGKIGNAKDTGTRFSASYIDQFADRTIGVALGYARLETPILSNETGLYEPWKRDTRTGLPAGTFASDGIKAVARSGRNERDGLMGVLQYRPNKQWTSIIDVYASRFKAEETANQLEISLSQSESNYNPVTVNNGTIAGGTLNNVRPLVRGMYNKRKDDIRAFGWSNEYKSSDWTIFGDINYSKAKRNETGLENNLQYSNGGASAILDKVNLAYGNGGYSQLTPSLDYSNSNNLYVGNTIYGSGYGKVPSVEDELKGAKLTANVRASGELEKAFSSFDFGVNYADRSKSKTQAEGAIDLVGGAVAVPGNLQYGAVDLGFAGAGSIPSWNVPGFVSQYMSFRPSADLTYLIPKAWTVNEKVVTTFAKANIEAELSPAVSLRGNIGVQMQNTKQSSDSRYLDNSKPAGNQIQPIHDGKSYTDILPSMNLAFGFDGQQTVRVALAKQLARPRVDQLRSALEINVDTTKGEPNGSGGNAQLDPWRAKAFDISYEKYFDKKAYFAAAAFFKKLDTYIFNQTRRTDFSNYFPADFLMTNGLPLRSRIGDYSAAYNGNGGILKGVELSGSMPLNMLTKTLDGFGVSASATYTDSKITIEDPSGSIGNNIPLPGLSKRTTNLTAYYEKNGFETRVSQRRRSDFVGEIGNFSNDRALRYVVGENIVDFQIGYTFNTGAMKGVGLVLQVNNLRNAAYETYNGDRAQQLEYAKYGRTVIAGMNYKF, encoded by the coding sequence ATGAGTATCTTCGCCAACAAGCGCAGCACAGCTGCCTTCCAACTCAATCCGGTCGCAGCGGGGTGCGCGTTGTTTGTCGCCGCCTTCGCCATGCCGGCTTTCGCCCAGAACGCGCCAGCCGAGGACGCCCCTGCGGCGGCCCAGGCGCCGATCGCATCCGTGGTCGTGTCGGGCATCCGTCGCGGTATCGAGGACGCCATCTCGGTCAAAAAGGATGCCAATTCCATCGTTGAGGCGATCTCCGCCGAAGACATCGGCAAGTTGCCCGACGTCAGCATCGCCGAGTCGATTTCACGCCTGCCTGGCCTGTCGGCCCAGCGCGTGGCCGGTCGTGCCCAGGTGATCAGCGTACGTGGCCTGTCGCCGGACTTTGCCACCACCCTGTTGAACGGCCGCGAGCAAGTCTCGACCGGCGACAACCGCAGCGTCGAGTTCGACCAGTATCCGTCGGAACTGATGGCGGGCGTGACCGTCTATAAAACCCCGGACGCCGGCCTGGTCGGCCAGGGCTTGTCGGGTACCATCGACATGCAGACCGTGCGTCCGCTGGCGTTTTCCGGCCGCACTGTGGCACTCAACGCCCGCGGCGAGAAAAATTCGCTGGGCAAGATCGGTAACGCCAAGGATACCGGCACCCGTTTCTCGGCCAGTTACATCGACCAGTTTGCCGACCGCACCATCGGTGTCGCGCTGGGATACGCCCGCCTGGAAACCCCGATCCTGTCGAACGAGACCGGCCTGTACGAGCCCTGGAAGCGCGATACGCGCACCGGTCTGCCGGCCGGCACCTTCGCTTCGGATGGCATCAAGGCCGTGGCCCGCAGCGGGCGCAATGAGCGTGACGGCCTGATGGGCGTGCTGCAATACCGTCCGAACAAGCAGTGGACCAGCATCATCGATGTGTACGCGTCGCGCTTCAAGGCTGAAGAGACCGCCAACCAGCTGGAAATCTCCCTGTCACAGTCGGAGTCGAACTATAACCCGGTCACGGTCAACAACGGCACCATCGCTGGTGGCACGCTCAACAACGTGCGGCCGCTGGTGCGTGGCATGTACAACAAGCGCAAGGACGACATTCGCGCCTTTGGCTGGAGCAACGAGTACAAGTCGAGCGACTGGACCATCTTCGGCGATATCAACTACTCCAAGGCCAAGCGTAACGAAACCGGCCTGGAAAACAATCTGCAGTACAGCAATGGCGGCGCGTCGGCCATCCTGGACAAGGTCAACCTTGCTTACGGCAACGGCGGTTACTCGCAACTGACCCCAAGCCTCGACTACAGCAATTCGAACAACCTGTACGTGGGTAATACCATCTACGGCTCCGGCTACGGCAAGGTGCCGAGCGTGGAAGACGAGCTGAAAGGCGCCAAGCTGACGGCCAATGTACGCGCGTCGGGCGAGCTGGAAAAAGCATTCTCGAGCTTCGACTTCGGCGTCAATTACGCCGACCGCAGCAAGAGCAAGACCCAGGCCGAAGGCGCCATCGACCTGGTTGGCGGCGCGGTGGCCGTGCCGGGCAACCTGCAATACGGCGCAGTTGACCTCGGCTTCGCCGGCGCCGGTTCGATCCCGAGCTGGAACGTGCCAGGCTTCGTCAGCCAGTACATGTCGTTCCGTCCGAGCGCGGACCTGACCTACCTGATTCCGAAAGCGTGGACCGTCAACGAGAAGGTCGTCACGACGTTTGCCAAGGCCAATATCGAGGCGGAACTGTCGCCAGCGGTGAGCCTGCGCGGCAACATCGGCGTGCAGATGCAGAACACCAAGCAGTCGTCGGACTCGCGCTACCTGGACAACAGCAAGCCTGCCGGTAACCAGATCCAGCCGATCCACGATGGCAAGAGCTACACCGACATCCTGCCGAGCATGAACCTGGCCTTCGGTTTCGACGGGCAGCAGACCGTGCGCGTGGCCCTGGCCAAGCAACTGGCGCGCCCGCGCGTGGACCAGCTGCGCTCGGCACTGGAAATCAACGTCGACACCACCAAGGGCGAGCCAAACGGCAGCGGCGGCAATGCGCAACTCGATCCATGGCGCGCCAAGGCGTTCGACATTTCGTACGAAAAGTACTTCGACAAGAAGGCCTATTTCGCGGCAGCGGCGTTCTTCAAGAAACTCGATACGTACATCTTTAACCAGACCCGTCGCACCGATTTCTCGAATTATTTCCCGGCCGACTTCTTGATGACCAACGGGCTGCCGCTGCGCTCGCGCATTGGTGACTACAGCGCTGCCTACAACGGTAATGGCGGGATCCTGAAGGGTGTGGAACTGTCGGGCTCGATGCCGCTGAACATGCTGACCAAGACCCTCGACGGTTTCGGTGTGTCGGCCAGCGCCACCTATACCGACAGCAAGATCACCATCGAAGATCCAAGCGGCAGCATCGGCAACAACATTCCACTGCCGGGCCTGTCCAAGCGCACGACCAACCTGACCGCCTACTACGAGAAGAATGGTTTCGAAACTCGCGTGAGCCAGCGTCGTCGTTCCGACTTCGTTGGCGAGATCGGCAACTTCTCCAACGACCGCGCGCTGCGCTATGTTGTCGGTGAAAACATCGTCGACTTCCAGATCGGCTATACCTTCAACACCGGTGCGATGAAGGGTGTGGGCCTGGTGCTGCAAGTGAACAACCTGCGCAATGCCGCCTACGAAACCTATAACGGCGACCGTGCCCAGCAGTTGGAATATGCGAAGTATGGTCGTACCGTGATCGCGGGCATGAACTACAAGTTCTAA
- a CDS encoding glycosyltransferase family 4 protein has protein sequence MKVALISTLYPYPADVGKKVVMTGMIRFFCETISPENFFLVHPITDSSVQNSQRFKNCTYSLPSGARKLINIFLHTAILRKKSIQESLFFSKNVTAQLQKIIDDIDADIIVFDTIRMGQYLPLLDTGRARNVLYLEDLFSVRYQSMIRALNLPEMKSFNPLGNFEKHVPTVLRPYIKKFSFVQKLLLSYESRLVAKSESSQAKSFPDNLLINRAEAQLLSSWGGRGVHVFPPYISSNVRPYERTWKQSPTFVFLGGLDVPHNAVSLESFIDLHLPGIVKVIPNVMIRVIGKNPAASLLELVKKFPANVRIEGYVESLDDVLHSACAMLVPLLFGSGVKLKTIDALSYGLPIIATDFGVEGVAVSAANEDCIVENDLSKYGSWMAKLLDQDFNHGISRNSYQLYLRSYADQSIKARYKQIFDI, from the coding sequence ATGAAAGTTGCGCTGATTTCAACGTTATACCCGTATCCCGCAGACGTTGGTAAAAAAGTGGTAATGACAGGAATGATACGCTTCTTTTGCGAAACTATTTCGCCGGAAAATTTCTTCCTCGTCCATCCTATCACCGATTCTTCGGTGCAAAATTCACAACGTTTCAAAAATTGCACTTACAGTTTGCCAAGCGGTGCAAGAAAATTGATCAATATTTTTTTGCATACAGCAATCCTGAGAAAAAAAAGCATCCAGGAATCGCTGTTTTTTTCGAAAAATGTTACTGCCCAGCTTCAAAAAATTATTGACGATATTGATGCGGATATTATCGTTTTCGATACCATTCGCATGGGCCAATATTTGCCTTTGCTTGATACAGGCAGGGCCAGAAACGTACTCTACCTCGAAGATCTTTTTTCCGTCAGGTATCAGAGCATGATACGCGCGTTGAATTTACCAGAGATGAAGAGTTTTAATCCCTTGGGAAATTTTGAAAAGCATGTTCCGACCGTCCTGCGGCCATATATTAAAAAATTCTCGTTCGTACAGAAATTACTGCTCTCTTATGAGTCCCGGCTGGTGGCGAAATCCGAGTCTTCACAGGCGAAATCTTTCCCCGATAACTTATTGATCAACAGGGCAGAAGCGCAGTTGTTGAGTTCATGGGGTGGACGTGGGGTGCATGTATTCCCGCCCTATATCTCCTCGAACGTGCGTCCTTATGAGCGTACCTGGAAGCAGTCGCCCACTTTTGTATTTCTTGGTGGCCTTGATGTTCCCCATAATGCTGTAAGTCTCGAGAGCTTCATCGATTTGCATCTGCCCGGTATCGTGAAGGTCATACCGAATGTCATGATCAGGGTGATCGGCAAAAATCCGGCCGCGTCGTTGTTGGAATTAGTTAAGAAATTTCCTGCAAATGTACGCATCGAGGGTTACGTCGAAAGCCTCGATGATGTCTTGCATAGTGCTTGCGCTATGCTGGTGCCGTTATTGTTTGGCAGTGGTGTCAAGCTCAAGACGATCGATGCTCTGTCCTACGGCTTGCCGATCATCGCGACCGATTTCGGCGTGGAAGGGGTCGCTGTATCGGCAGCAAATGAAGACTGTATCGTCGAAAATGATCTATCCAAGTACGGCTCCTGGATGGCAAAGCTCCTCGATCAAGACTTCAACCACGGCATCTCGCGCAATTCTTACCAGCTCTATCTGCGTAGTTACGCGGATCAGAGCATCAAAGCCCGATACAAGCAGATCTTCGATATCTGA